Proteins encoded within one genomic window of Gloeobacter kilaueensis JS1:
- a CDS encoding transposase yields MATLSRLGTEEESIPPKSHQQYTDEQKQQAIRIALESDKSVSQVAQDPGIRQTALCRSLRIP; encoded by the coding sequence GTGGCTACCCTTAGTAGACTTGGAACCGAGGAGGAGTCCATACCACCTAAATCTCATCAGCAATACACCGACGAACAAAAACAACAGGCCATCCGGATCGCTCTCGAATCCGACAAATCAGTCTCCCAGGTCGCTCAAGACCCCGGTATCAGGCAGACCGCCCTCTGCCGCTCGTTGCGTATCCCATGA
- a CDS encoding Fic family protein, which produces MNEAELQQVLVRGEDSCQQFKRDITNADSVAAELAALANSGGGQVFIGVADDGSITGLDAAAVRRINQLLSNAASQNVRPSVHPLTENIQTAKHGIVIVMTVPDGLNKPYMDLQGRVWVKNGSDKRHVTAHEELQRIFQRAGLVYADVVPVAGSSAADIDERVFQTYLSSRSGQSTEFTRQTLEQVLQNLSLGNGHELNLAGLLLFGKHPQRYRPAFEVKAVAFPGTVLHDTHYLDNEDIDGTLLEQYRRSFAFIRRNLHHVQGKRGFNTSGQLEIPEQALEELLVNALIHRDYFTSASIRLMIFADRVEIISPGHLPDSLNTEAIRHGAANRRNPTLTGHAVHILPYRGLGTGIPRALHDWPAIELIDDVAANQFRVVIQRLTSKNPIGEVTPEVTPEVTPEVTPEVARLLSVLNGEMSRREIMAVLGLKDEKHFRKNYQQGAVTTGLVEMTIPNSPNSRLQKYRLTSAGKAYAAQQKSKEGLA; this is translated from the coding sequence ATGAATGAGGCAGAACTGCAGCAAGTGCTAGTGCGCGGCGAAGATAGCTGCCAGCAATTTAAGCGCGATATTACCAATGCTGACAGTGTAGCCGCCGAACTCGCTGCCCTTGCTAACAGTGGCGGCGGTCAGGTGTTTATCGGCGTGGCCGATGACGGCAGCATCACAGGATTAGATGCCGCAGCGGTGCGGCGAATAAACCAGTTGCTCAGCAACGCCGCTAGTCAGAATGTACGCCCGTCCGTACATCCGCTGACCGAGAACATACAGACGGCGAAGCATGGCATCGTAATTGTGATGACGGTACCTGATGGCCTAAACAAACCCTACATGGACTTGCAAGGGCGGGTGTGGGTGAAGAACGGGTCTGACAAACGGCACGTGACGGCCCATGAGGAACTTCAACGTATATTCCAGCGTGCCGGGCTGGTTTATGCCGACGTGGTACCGGTTGCCGGCAGTTCGGCGGCGGACATTGACGAGAGGGTATTCCAAACCTATCTGAGCAGCCGCTCTGGCCAAAGCACGGAATTCACCAGGCAGACGCTGGAGCAGGTGCTGCAAAACCTCAGTCTGGGCAACGGGCATGAGCTGAACCTGGCCGGGTTGCTGCTGTTCGGCAAGCACCCGCAACGCTACCGTCCGGCTTTTGAAGTGAAGGCCGTGGCCTTCCCCGGCACAGTGCTGCACGATACGCACTACTTGGACAACGAAGACATCGATGGCACGCTGCTGGAGCAATACCGGCGCAGCTTTGCCTTCATCCGCCGCAACCTGCATCATGTGCAGGGCAAGCGGGGCTTCAACACATCGGGGCAGTTGGAAATCCCGGAACAGGCGCTGGAAGAGTTGCTGGTCAACGCGCTGATCCACCGTGACTATTTCACCAGCGCCTCGATCCGCTTGATGATATTTGCCGACCGGGTGGAAATCATCAGTCCCGGCCACTTGCCCGACAGCTTGAATACTGAAGCTATTCGCCATGGAGCCGCTAACCGCCGCAACCCGACGCTCACCGGACACGCTGTACACATTCTGCCTTATCGCGGGCTGGGTACGGGCATCCCCCGCGCCTTGCATGACTGGCCTGCAATTGAACTGATTGACGATGTGGCCGCCAACCAATTCCGTGTGGTCATTCAGCGGTTAACATCCAAGAACCCCATCGGGGAAGTCACCCCCGAAGTCACCCCCGAAGTCACCCCCGAAGTCACCCCCGAAGTAGCTAGGCTCTTGTCCGTATTGAATGGCGAAATGAGTCGGAGGGAAATCATGGCTGTACTCGGGCTAAAAGACGAAAAGCACTTTCGTAAGAACTATCAACAGGGAGCAGTGACTACGGGATTAGTGGAAATGACCATCCCCAATAGCCCAAACAGCCGCTTGCAGAAATATCGGCTCACGTCGGCTGGCAAGGCGTATGCCGCACAGCAGAAATCAAAAGAGGGCTTAGCATGA